From the genome of Leguminivora glycinivorella isolate SPB_JAAS2020 chromosome Z, LegGlyc_1.1, whole genome shotgun sequence, one region includes:
- the LOC125241142 gene encoding uncharacterized protein LOC125241142: MNPDPNDKKQRPWINKIKDTGSCYRLLLQHYINWYEAKAFCDELDAELLVIDNAVEHEVVKDILWEVNYTQAQNQYFFTDLFRVNDYYTDWKCNCHLYQTRYNESLHEIGYEPWAEDKTSLNESQWYDAAVVVRTRDGLLDEKIVDRSYGWRWIRYKPFCEKRRLLRPFY; this comes from the exons ATGAATCCGGATCCGAATGACAAAAAGCAACGCC CGTGGATCAACAAGATCAAGGACACCGGGAGCTGCTACCGCTTGTTGTTGCAACATTACATAAACTGGTATGAAGCTAAAGCGTTTTGCGACGAGCTGGACGCAGAGCTGCTGGTCATAGACAACGCGGTCGAGCACGAGGTTGTCAAAGACATCCTCTGGGAGGTGAACTACACGCAAGCGCAAAACCAGTATTTTTTCACGGATCTGTTTCGGGTCAATGATTATTATACCGATTGGAAATGCAATTGTCATCTGTATCAAACCAGATATA ACGAGAGCCTCCACGAAATTGGGTACGAGCCGTGGGCGGAGGACAAGACCAGTCTGAACGAGAGCCAGTGGTACGACGCGGCCGTGGTAGTGCGCACCCGCGACGGTCTCCTCGATGAGAA GATCGTGGATAGATCTTA CGGGTGGCGCTGGATTCGCTATAAACCATTTTGTGAAAAGAGAAGGCTACTGAGACCGTTCTATTAA